From Nerophis lumbriciformis linkage group LG09, RoL_Nlum_v2.1, whole genome shotgun sequence, one genomic window encodes:
- the b4galt4 gene encoding beta-1,4-galactosyltransferase 4, whose amino-acid sequence MGVCSSACKMLRRGKYFFLLLLCLSVLAWVAMFSGEIVKSLPVSSVTTQALAMRDTAHSWTSAADHLITPTPIQECPQKSPLLQGALKLNFEPTLTLMNVEGENKRVAEGQFEPSYCTARQSVAILIPHRSRERHLLYLLHHLHPFLQRQQLHYAVYVIQQAGEVTFNRAKLLNVGYLEALKDYNWDCFIFHDVDLVPENDHNLYICDTQPKHLVVGRNSTGYKLRYKGYFGGVTAMSREQFHQVNGFSNAYWGWGGEDDDLCKRVELQKMKIVRPPAGIARYTMVFHKRDSGNEINKDRMKLLGRTPVVWKKDGLNSCSYKTLSVERPPLYVNVTVDIGKPQS is encoded by the exons ATGGGCGTCTGTTCATCTGCCTGCAAGATGTTGCGCAGGGGGAAGTACTTTTTCCTGCTGCTCCTCTGCTTGTCTGTGCTGGCATGGGTTGCCATGTTTTCTGGAGAAATTGTCAAATCCCTTCCTGTGTCCTCGGTGACAACGCAAGCTCTTGCTATGCGGGACACGGCACACTCATGGACATCAGCGGCGGATCACTTGATTACTCCAACGCCAATACAGGAGTGTCCTCAGAAGTCGCCGCTGCTAC AAGGTGCACTGAAGCTGAACTTTGAGCCCACCCTGACACTGATGAACGTGGAGGGCGAAAACAAGCGAGTAGCTGAAGGCCAGTTTGAACCTTCCTACTGCACGGCCAGGCAGAGCGTGGCCATCCTTATTCCGCATCGCAGCCGCGAGCGACACCTCCTCTACCTGCTGCACCACTTGCACCCCTTCCTGCAGAGGCAGCAACTCCACTATGCAGTCTATGTCATCCAGCAG GCTGGTGAGGTCACTTTCAACCGCGCCAAATTACTCAACGTGGGTTACTTGGAGGCACTTAAGGACTACAACTGGGACTGTTTCATTTTCCACGATGTGGATTTGGTTCCTGAAAACGACCACAATCTCTACATCTGCGATACACAACCCAAACACCTGGTGGTTGGACGTAATTCCACTGGATACAA GCTGCGTTACAAGGGCTACTTTGGAGGCGTCACAGCCATGAGCAGAGAGCAGTTCCATCAAGTCAACGGCTTTTCAAACGCCTACTGGGGTTGGGGTGGAGAAGACGACGACCTCTGCAAAAG GGTGGAGCTACAGAAAATGAAGATTGTGCGGCCGCCTGCCGGCATCGCCCGCTACACAATGGTATTTCACAAACGCGACAGCGGCAATGAAATCAACAAAGACAG GATGAAACTGTTAGGACGAACGCCAGTGGTATGGAAAAAAGACGGACTCAATAGCTGCTCGTACAAGACTTTATCGGTGGAGAGGCCGCCGCTGTACGTCAATGTGACCGTGGACATTGGAAAGCCACAGAGCTGA